A genomic window from Candidatus Bathyarchaeota archaeon includes:
- the pfdA gene encoding prefoldin subunit alpha has protein sequence MNELQSRISMINSAITELRLSNVTLEGLENQKKGTQLFVPVGGGSYVKAKLETSKQVIVGIGADVAVEKSLTEAKTETEARLADMEKTRQAFGEQLNQIVARLQENNAKMEEISAKLRKGEQSGVRQAQKGP, from the coding sequence ATGAACGAGTTGCAGTCCAGAATCAGCATGATTAATTCGGCCATAACTGAACTGCGACTTTCAAATGTAACCCTTGAAGGTTTAGAAAACCAAAAGAAAGGTACACAGCTTTTTGTTCCAGTTGGTGGAGGCTCATACGTTAAAGCCAAACTGGAGACGTCCAAACAGGTTATTGTTGGCATTGGGGCTGATGTTGCAGTTGAAAAAAGTTTGACTGAAGCAAAAACAGAAACTGAAGCTCGTCTGGCTGACATGGAAAAAACTCGTCAAGCTTTCGGTGAACAACTGAATCAGATTGTTGCAAGGCTTCAAGAAAATAACGCTAAAATGGAAGAGATAAGTGCTAAGCTAAGGAAAGGAGAACAGTCAGGTGTTCGACAAGCTCAGAAAGGGCCTTAG
- a CDS encoding SPASM domain-containing protein, whose amino-acid sequence MLKTEPWLEITTISKCSIDCRYCPQQTFQEQYQGAKILTLENFKKALSKVPRKVAIHFSGFSEPFLNPQCLDMIEHASLKGHKIVLFSTLVGLKSENVERIRRCNPEVILHLPDNMGNTNIPVTENYKKTLDTVLKNLNVTGYYVMDKNFISNERAGHCDDTPKRHVRGWFFCEKLIGPQFVMLPNCDVVLCCMDYELKHLVGNLLKQTWNEIVNSEEYQTVRANRYKFDGEILCRKCVWASLTFRSKYYLKRILQKYYEKQSIQQYKSKKMKN is encoded by the coding sequence GTGCTTAAAACAGAGCCGTGGCTGGAAATTACAACCATCAGCAAATGCAGTATTGACTGCAGGTATTGTCCACAACAAACGTTTCAAGAACAGTATCAAGGTGCCAAAATTCTCACACTAGAAAATTTCAAAAAGGCACTTTCGAAAGTACCCAGAAAAGTAGCAATTCATTTTTCAGGTTTTTCAGAACCGTTCCTTAATCCGCAATGTTTGGATATGATCGAACACGCATCCTTGAAAGGACACAAGATTGTCTTATTTTCAACCCTTGTTGGATTAAAAAGTGAAAACGTAGAACGAATTAGACGCTGTAACCCTGAAGTAATTTTGCATCTGCCAGACAACATGGGTAACACCAATATTCCAGTTACTGAAAACTACAAAAAAACCCTAGATACAGTTTTGAAGAACTTAAACGTAACAGGCTATTACGTAATGGACAAAAATTTCATTTCAAACGAACGAGCAGGCCATTGTGATGATACACCAAAAAGGCATGTTCGAGGTTGGTTTTTTTGTGAAAAACTGATAGGCCCCCAGTTTGTTATGCTCCCAAACTGTGATGTAGTTTTATGCTGCATGGATTATGAATTAAAACATCTTGTTGGAAACTTATTGAAACAGACATGGAATGAAATTGTTAACTCAGAAGAATACCAAACAGTTCGAGCAAACCGTTACAAATTTGATGGTGAAATTTTATGCAGAAAGTGTGTTTGGGCGTCATTAACGTTTAGGTCCAAGTATTACCTCAAAAGAATTCTTCAAAAGTATTACGAGAAACAAAGTATACAACAATACAAATCCAAAAAAATGAAAAATTAA
- a CDS encoding DUF2341 domain-containing protein has product MKIGNKKIRRRVLKNVQNNGISPILASLLLIVIVVAAAIVANSWVQSTTTTQLNQASGFIIMENVRFYDSDKIELSIRNTGTGDLKVDTIYIDDVPQKVAQQIPSKECISIVLDHNWELGTKYRIKTATTAGLYAEKTCMSPSSLQVGLDEVWTKRKQVTIDNSLNPEGLTNYQIKINVPYDSDMNSDFSDLRFTNSDEQTLIPYWIESYIASDSTVVWVNIPSIPALSTETVYMYYGNPSASSESDPEETFDIFLDFTTAGVETYGGTNQDRDPTQVEIIGDTTLHMWGNNWKAVMKTINVVGDGSQAICFDFKSNGTQAEINAVGLDTDSSISESQTYRIYGTQNWGRTDHYGYTPDEWQAYSIILDDFSGSFNRIVIVNDADAAQATNVYYRNVRVAKTTSIEPVTSLGAEETV; this is encoded by the coding sequence TTGAAAATAGGTAATAAAAAAATTAGGAGAAGAGTATTAAAAAACGTACAAAATAATGGAATTTCTCCAATTCTAGCAAGTTTACTATTGATCGTAATAGTGGTAGCAGCAGCGATTGTTGCCAATTCTTGGGTTCAAAGCACCACCACAACTCAACTAAATCAGGCTAGCGGATTTATTATCATGGAAAATGTACGCTTTTACGACAGCGACAAAATTGAACTGTCCATACGTAATACTGGCACTGGAGACCTTAAAGTAGACACCATTTACATTGATGATGTGCCCCAAAAGGTTGCTCAGCAAATTCCAAGTAAAGAATGTATTAGTATTGTTCTGGATCATAATTGGGAACTGGGAACAAAATACAGGATAAAAACGGCAACCACAGCGGGTCTTTATGCTGAAAAGACATGCATGTCGCCTTCAAGTTTGCAAGTGGGACTTGATGAGGTTTGGACTAAACGAAAACAAGTAACAATAGACAACAGTCTCAACCCTGAAGGCTTAACTAATTATCAAATCAAAATTAACGTTCCATACGATTCAGATATGAACTCAGATTTTTCTGATCTTCGATTCACAAACAGTGATGAGCAAACTTTAATTCCGTACTGGATTGAAAGCTACATTGCTTCAGATTCTACTGTAGTTTGGGTTAATATTCCATCAATACCTGCTTTGTCCACTGAAACTGTCTACATGTATTATGGTAACCCATCTGCCAGTTCAGAAAGTGACCCAGAAGAAACATTTGACATATTTTTGGACTTCACCACAGCTGGCGTAGAAACTTATGGCGGTACAAATCAAGACAGAGACCCCACCCAAGTAGAAATCATTGGTGACACGACACTGCACATGTGGGGAAACAACTGGAAAGCTGTAATGAAAACCATAAATGTCGTTGGTGATGGCAGTCAAGCAATCTGTTTTGATTTTAAGAGCAACGGCACCCAAGCAGAAATTAACGCAGTAGGTCTAGACACTGATTCTTCAATAAGTGAAAGCCAAACGTACCGAATATACGGAACCCAAAACTGGGGAAGAACTGACCACTACGGATATACTCCTGATGAGTGGCAAGCCTATTCCATAATTTTGGATGATTTCAGCGGCAGTTTTAACCGAATTGTAATCGTTAACGATGCAGATGCCGCACAAGCAACAAACGTTTACTACAGAAACGTTAGAGTTGCTAAAACAACATCCATTGAACCAGTAACAAGTCTTGGGGCAGAAGAAACAGTATAA
- the argF gene encoding ornithine carbamoyltransferase yields MHLITLKDWTSTEINQVIDDSLEIKQNPQDYEFALEGRSLALIFQKTSTRTRLSFEVAMTQLGGHAAYMDWRNTNLVLADLGDETKSISGYVDGIMARVLKNSTLQSIADAATVPVINGCDEKYHPCQIIADLVTIKEKKGKLKGLKLAYIGVHNNICNSLIEGCTRTGMKIVTVTPLVNKASVDENILEAAKSTGLYSNSMDVNAAVEDCDVIYTDTWVDMEFFLDPKFEKEKQKRVNLMLPYQVNKKLLATNSDALIMHDMPIHRGYEISDDVIMHPNSVIFPQSENRLYSAKAILNKLLR; encoded by the coding sequence TTGCACCTGATTACGCTTAAAGACTGGACTTCAACAGAAATCAACCAGGTCATTGATGATTCGTTAGAAATAAAACAAAATCCTCAGGATTACGAGTTCGCATTGGAGGGCAGGTCTTTAGCTTTGATTTTTCAAAAAACATCAACTCGAACTAGATTATCTTTTGAAGTTGCAATGACTCAACTTGGGGGACATGCAGCTTACATGGATTGGAGAAACACCAATTTGGTTTTAGCTGACCTTGGGGATGAAACTAAATCTATTTCTGGTTATGTTGACGGAATTATGGCTCGAGTACTGAAAAATTCAACCTTGCAGAGTATAGCTGACGCGGCAACTGTTCCTGTAATTAATGGCTGTGACGAAAAATATCATCCTTGCCAGATTATTGCTGACTTGGTTACTATCAAAGAAAAAAAAGGCAAACTCAAAGGCCTTAAACTTGCTTACATTGGTGTTCACAATAACATTTGTAACTCATTGATTGAAGGATGCACTCGAACCGGAATGAAAATAGTTACAGTTACCCCTTTGGTGAATAAAGCTTCAGTTGACGAGAATATCTTGGAGGCTGCAAAATCTACGGGATTATATTCCAATTCTATGGACGTAAATGCTGCAGTGGAAGATTGTGACGTAATTTACACTGACACTTGGGTGGATATGGAGTTCTTTTTAGACCCAAAATTTGAAAAAGAAAAACAAAAACGAGTTAACTTAATGCTTCCGTATCAAGTCAACAAAAAACTCCTTGCAACTAACAGTGACGCCCTTATAATGCATGATATGCCCATCCATCGGGGATACGAAATTTCTGATGATGTAATAATGCACCCTAATTCTGTGATTTTCCCTCAAAGCGAGAACCGTTTGTATTCTGCCAAGGCGATACTCAATAAATTGTTAAGATAG
- the ilvE gene encoding branched-chain-amino-acid transaminase → MANELLIYIDGEYYPKSEAKISVYDHGLLYGDGVFEGIRAYNGVVFKLKEHIDRLYRSAHPIFLKIPLTREEMTQAVLETLRKNDLKDAYIRLVVTRGVGDLGLDPRKCPKATVIIITEPKLQLHSPDKLEKGISTIITWVRRNSVDSATHEMKSLNYLNSILGKIEANNIGADEAICLDKAGYVCEGVGENIFIVRNGKLLTPCLSSGALDGITRTLIIKLAKKLGIEIIERNITPNELFTADEVFFTGTAAEVAPISSVNSRVIGSGKMGPVTKRILEAFEKVREDPSEGAAI, encoded by the coding sequence ATGGCAAATGAGTTGCTTATTTACATCGATGGCGAGTATTATCCGAAATCTGAGGCAAAAATCTCAGTGTATGATCATGGTCTTCTGTACGGAGACGGCGTTTTTGAAGGAATCCGAGCCTACAACGGTGTAGTCTTCAAACTAAAAGAGCACATCGACAGGCTATACAGGTCTGCCCATCCAATCTTTCTGAAAATCCCCCTAACCAGAGAGGAAATGACTCAAGCGGTGCTTGAAACTCTTAGAAAGAACGACCTAAAAGACGCCTACATTCGCCTAGTGGTCACAAGAGGCGTTGGAGATTTAGGTCTTGACCCACGAAAATGTCCAAAGGCAACAGTTATCATAATTACTGAACCTAAACTTCAGTTACATTCTCCTGACAAACTAGAAAAAGGAATATCTACAATTATTACTTGGGTGCGAAGAAATTCTGTGGACAGCGCAACCCACGAAATGAAATCCTTGAATTACCTTAACAGCATCTTGGGTAAAATTGAAGCAAACAACATCGGCGCCGACGAAGCCATCTGCCTGGACAAAGCAGGCTATGTCTGTGAAGGTGTCGGCGAGAACATATTCATCGTGCGAAATGGCAAGCTTTTGACTCCTTGTCTTTCTTCAGGTGCCTTGGATGGCATAACCCGAACTTTGATTATCAAGTTGGCAAAAAAACTTGGAATCGAAATAATAGAACGAAACATTACTCCTAATGAGTTGTTCACCGCTGACGAAGTGTTTTTCACTGGAACAGCTGCAGAAGTTGCACCTATAAGTAGCGTAAACAGTCGTGTGATTGGTTCAGGTAAAATGGGTCCAGTAACTAAACGAATACTGGAAGCCTTCGAAAAAGTTAGGGAAGACCCCTCTGAAGGGGCTGCCATCTAA
- a CDS encoding NAD+ synthase encodes MVKQRRKTMLKVAMAQINATVGDLQGNIAKIRQYLADAKSCGAELVVFPELAVTGYPPQDLLLENGFVLNNKRAIFELIENNTADVIAVVGFVDYKGKDIYNAAAVFQKNQLLGVVHKALLPTYDVFDEDRYFKPAKTDEINPVPVTISGKQVLLGVEICEDLWDTDYEVKVTDLLVERGAQLVVNLSASPFLVGKQLERHKLLVEKASKNKVPVFYVNLVGGQDELVFDGQSMAMDKTGNLVALSAQFTEDLVVTDIDLTKGTGVAVEAPLHDKVKEMFGALVLGIHDYFAKTGFEKAVIGLSGGIDSSVTAAIAVEALGKQNVIGVSMPSQFSSDHSKSDAEQLAENLGICFVQIGIQNVVNVFHEQLNQPLQKIRDCFGTKNDQDDPVADENIQPRVRGNILMDISNRLKELKILVLNTGNKTEIALGFCTLYGDMAGGIGVLGDVSKLEVYKLAHYINSKTGKMVIPKNVIEKRPSPELKECQFDPFDFDIVSPLVDEIIENRRSKQDLIKMGYPEAAVDDTYQRVRNSEYKRRQATPCIKITPKAFGIGWKMPMVNKYKG; translated from the coding sequence GTGGTCAAGCAACGGAGGAAAACAATGTTGAAGGTTGCCATGGCTCAGATTAATGCAACTGTTGGCGATTTGCAGGGAAACATAGCAAAAATTAGACAATATCTTGCAGATGCAAAATCGTGTGGAGCTGAGTTGGTTGTTTTTCCTGAGTTGGCTGTTACGGGTTATCCGCCCCAAGACTTGTTGTTGGAAAATGGGTTTGTGCTAAACAATAAACGTGCAATCTTTGAATTAATTGAAAATAACACTGCTGATGTCATTGCGGTTGTTGGGTTTGTTGACTACAAAGGCAAAGACATCTATAACGCTGCGGCGGTTTTCCAAAAAAACCAGTTACTCGGTGTGGTTCACAAGGCGCTTTTGCCTACTTATGACGTGTTTGATGAGGACCGTTACTTCAAACCAGCAAAAACAGATGAAATTAATCCAGTTCCAGTTACCATTAGTGGAAAACAGGTCCTTTTGGGTGTAGAAATTTGCGAGGACCTTTGGGACACAGATTACGAGGTTAAGGTTACAGATTTGCTTGTGGAGCGAGGTGCACAGTTGGTTGTTAATCTTTCTGCGTCGCCGTTTCTTGTGGGAAAGCAATTGGAACGCCATAAATTATTGGTAGAAAAAGCTTCCAAAAACAAAGTGCCAGTTTTTTATGTGAATCTTGTTGGGGGACAAGATGAACTGGTTTTTGATGGTCAAAGCATGGCAATGGACAAAACTGGTAATTTAGTTGCTTTGAGTGCGCAGTTTACAGAAGATTTAGTTGTAACAGATATTGACTTAACCAAAGGCACGGGAGTAGCGGTTGAAGCTCCGTTGCATGATAAGGTTAAGGAAATGTTTGGGGCTTTGGTTTTGGGGATTCATGATTATTTTGCCAAGACTGGTTTTGAAAAGGCGGTTATCGGTTTGAGTGGAGGAATAGATTCTTCAGTTACTGCCGCTATTGCTGTTGAAGCCCTGGGAAAACAAAACGTGATTGGGGTTTCTATGCCTTCCCAGTTTTCTAGCGACCACAGTAAATCAGACGCTGAACAACTTGCGGAAAATTTGGGGATTTGTTTTGTGCAAATTGGCATCCAAAATGTTGTTAACGTGTTTCATGAGCAACTAAACCAGCCCCTGCAAAAGATCCGGGATTGTTTTGGTACAAAAAATGACCAAGATGATCCCGTGGCAGACGAGAATATTCAGCCTCGCGTGCGGGGAAACATATTGATGGATATTTCTAATCGATTAAAGGAACTGAAGATTTTGGTTTTGAACACGGGAAACAAAACTGAAATTGCGTTAGGCTTTTGCACCCTGTATGGAGACATGGCTGGTGGCATTGGTGTATTGGGGGATGTGAGCAAATTGGAAGTTTACAAGCTTGCACATTACATTAACAGCAAAACCGGAAAGATGGTTATTCCCAAAAATGTAATCGAAAAACGTCCGTCCCCTGAACTTAAAGAGTGCCAGTTTGACCCTTTTGATTTTGACATAGTAAGTCCCCTAGTTGATGAAATCATAGAAAACAGAAGAAGCAAACAAGACCTAATAAAAATGGGATATCCAGAAGCTGCAGTAGACGACACATACCAACGAGTAAGAAACTCCGAATACAAACGACGGCAAGCAACCCCTTGCATCAAAATAACCCCCAAAGCATTCGGCATCGGATGGAAAATGCCCATGGTCAACAAATATAAAGGCTAA
- the ftsY gene encoding signal recognition particle-docking protein FtsY, with translation MFDKLRKGLSSAVNKIVVTELKAEKLQPILDDFRLSLIENDVAVPVAYFITDELEKRLEGRQVNRLGDRKDLVKDTLHEVLIDILTPKEPINLIEKIEQKRKTNEPYVIMVVGINGTGKTTSIAKVTNFLLKKGYSVVLAGSDTYRPGSIEQLEQHAKKLGVKMIKHDYGADPAAVAYDAISHAQSHGIDVVLIDTAGRIQTDRNLMNELAKIKRVVDPDLTVLVIDSLIGNDAVLQAEEFHNSVTVDANILTKVDADVKGGASLSVAHVTGKPIIFIGVGQEYKDLQLFEPEMFVDMMLK, from the coding sequence GTGTTCGACAAGCTCAGAAAGGGCCTTAGCAGCGCAGTTAACAAGATTGTTGTAACAGAACTTAAAGCCGAAAAGCTTCAACCAATTTTAGATGATTTCAGGTTAAGCCTCATCGAAAACGATGTTGCAGTTCCTGTTGCTTATTTTATTACTGACGAACTAGAAAAACGCCTTGAGGGTCGTCAAGTTAACCGTTTAGGTGACCGCAAAGATTTGGTGAAGGATACCCTTCACGAAGTTTTGATTGACATTTTGACCCCCAAAGAGCCTATCAATCTTATAGAAAAAATTGAACAAAAACGAAAAACCAACGAACCCTACGTGATAATGGTCGTGGGGATTAATGGTACGGGAAAAACTACCAGTATTGCAAAAGTTACTAACTTTTTGTTAAAGAAAGGTTACTCTGTAGTTCTAGCAGGCAGTGATACTTACCGTCCAGGCTCTATTGAGCAGCTTGAGCAGCACGCGAAAAAATTGGGCGTAAAAATGATTAAGCACGATTACGGGGCAGACCCTGCAGCGGTGGCATATGATGCGATTAGTCATGCCCAGAGCCATGGAATTGATGTTGTTTTGATTGACACAGCGGGTCGTATTCAAACTGACCGTAACCTGATGAACGAGTTAGCCAAGATCAAGCGGGTTGTGGATCCAGATTTGACGGTTTTAGTTATTGACTCATTAATTGGCAACGATGCAGTTTTGCAGGCTGAAGAATTCCACAACAGCGTAACGGTAGACGCAAACATACTCACCAAAGTAGACGCCGACGTCAAAGGTGGAGCTTCTTTGAGTGTAGCTCACGTTACCGGAAAGCCAATTATTTTCATTGGGGTGGGTCAGGAATACAAGGATTTGCAGTTGTTTGAGCCAGAAATGTTTGTCGACATGATGCTCAAATAG
- a CDS encoding citrate synthase (catalyzes the formation of citrate from acetyl-CoA and oxaloacetate), giving the protein MSNEKEYVRGLRDVAACQTRNSFVDPLGALYYVGYDIDRLLGRVCYEEVVYLLLHKRLPTETELKEIKDALFSEMNLPDKIIESIQHSPKTSHPMEILRTSISQLGEFDPDPDDVSEASSLKRGLSLIAKVPTLVAAIYRLRNDLEPVEPKKDYSFAENFLYMFRGKPADKEEIESIERYMILHADHGLNASAFAARVTASTFSDMYSAVTSAVGTLKGKLHGGASERVMNMLLDVSSGEVEAYIRGMLFDHQKIMGFGHRVYVSNDPRSRHLRTVSKALCERKDRMDLYRTCRKIQAVVHKEKNIYPNVDFYAALVLNALDIPKEFFTLFFAASRITGWTAHILEQYSDSVLLRPTSSYIGAYGTKFVPIKKRRQPTGNGQKTKMP; this is encoded by the coding sequence ATGTCTAATGAAAAAGAATATGTTCGCGGATTGCGTGATGTTGCCGCTTGTCAAACACGCAATAGTTTTGTTGACCCCCTTGGTGCATTATATTATGTTGGATACGACATCGACCGTCTTTTAGGTCGAGTCTGTTACGAAGAAGTTGTTTACCTACTATTGCACAAAAGATTACCCACAGAAACAGAATTGAAAGAAATCAAAGATGCACTGTTTTCTGAAATGAATTTACCTGACAAAATAATTGAAAGCATACAACATTCTCCAAAAACCAGCCATCCCATGGAAATATTGCGAACCTCAATCTCACAGCTTGGAGAATTTGACCCCGACCCAGATGATGTCTCTGAAGCTTCCAGTTTGAAGCGGGGGCTTAGTTTGATTGCAAAGGTTCCCACATTAGTTGCGGCAATTTATCGGTTGCGTAACGATCTGGAACCTGTTGAACCCAAGAAAGATTACTCTTTTGCAGAAAACTTTTTGTACATGTTCCGGGGCAAACCTGCCGACAAAGAAGAAATCGAATCCATTGAACGTTACATGATTTTGCATGCTGACCATGGATTGAATGCATCTGCTTTTGCTGCTCGTGTGACTGCCAGTACTTTTTCGGACATGTATTCTGCAGTAACTTCCGCGGTTGGCACTTTGAAAGGTAAACTGCATGGAGGAGCCAGCGAACGGGTAATGAATATGCTTTTGGATGTTAGCAGTGGTGAAGTTGAAGCTTACATTCGGGGAATGTTATTTGATCACCAAAAGATCATGGGTTTTGGTCACCGAGTTTACGTGTCTAATGATCCTCGGTCACGGCATCTTAGAACTGTAAGCAAAGCCTTGTGTGAACGCAAAGACCGCATGGATTTGTATCGTACCTGTAGAAAAATTCAAGCAGTTGTTCACAAAGAAAAAAACATTTACCCCAACGTAGACTTTTATGCTGCTCTTGTTCTTAATGCCTTGGATATTCCTAAAGAATTCTTTACCTTGTTTTTTGCTGCCAGCAGAATAACAGGATGGACCGCCCACATACTTGAACAATATTCAGACTCAGTTTTGTTACGACCAACATCAAGCTACATCGGAGCCTACGGAACAAAATTTGTTCCCATAAAAAAGCGGCGACAACCCACAGGTAACGGGCAAAAAACAAAAATGCCCTAG
- a CDS encoding zinc ribbon domain-containing protein, which produces MPYCENCGKELKETSNFCGTCGTPVAEPAKVEAVSAPAAVESTVSEKTQESSLTEPVLGVILLRKPKSLGRYDTFSGVLTNKRLVFAQMTSDMLKDIINKARAQAKAEGKGFFGQWGEQLKASSTFAQRYYTMEPSVALSETAGNFEIQNSGVSEIKLKRKSYGNSDNNQYEFEIEFKGSFGKYKFKMDENNNYVNSLKQVYGDKVKAPKGYFSKGGISFRIG; this is translated from the coding sequence TTGCCCTATTGCGAAAATTGTGGAAAAGAACTCAAAGAAACTTCCAATTTTTGTGGCACCTGTGGAACTCCAGTTGCTGAACCTGCTAAAGTTGAAGCAGTTAGTGCACCTGCTGCGGTGGAATCTACTGTTTCCGAAAAAACTCAAGAATCCTCATTAACTGAACCTGTGCTAGGAGTTATCCTTTTAAGAAAACCCAAATCTCTTGGACGTTACGACACATTCTCTGGTGTGTTAACCAATAAGCGCCTAGTTTTTGCTCAAATGACCTCTGATATGCTAAAGGACATCATCAATAAAGCCCGCGCCCAAGCCAAAGCCGAAGGAAAAGGCTTTTTTGGACAATGGGGGGAACAACTCAAAGCTTCGTCAACGTTTGCCCAGCGTTATTACACTATGGAGCCCTCAGTCGCTTTGTCTGAAACTGCAGGAAACTTTGAGATACAAAACAGCGGGGTAAGTGAAATCAAGTTGAAACGTAAAAGTTACGGAAACTCTGACAATAACCAGTACGAGTTTGAAATCGAATTTAAAGGCAGTTTCGGAAAATACAAATTCAAAATGGACGAAAATAACAACTACGTAAACTCGCTCAAACAAGTATACGGCGACAAAGTCAAAGCCCCCAAAGGCTACTTCAGCAAAGGCGGAATAAGCTTCAGAATAGGCTAA
- a CDS encoding threonine--tRNA ligase — MRILQLHSNFIEYEAIEKEIPSAEELEKTKDRIEEVVVLFTAVEEGDDLNVAKKAMESTKVSLDQLKVNRVLIYPYAHLSSNLAKPSEALKVLNELKNVAKEMGIETYSSPFGWCKQFSISIKGHPLAEHLRVVTCDSEKEEVVCDALKAEEKLKSYWYVLQPDGELIPVKEYRFKDWKNLEKLCKYEIKKVRAEQNVPPHVPLMKRLEIADYEPGSDPGNLRWYPKGRMIKSLIEQYVTEKVIDYGGMEVETPIMYDLEHPAIAHYLQRFPARQYVLCSDKRDFFLRFSACFGQFLMVHDTQFSYKQLPLRMYELTKYAFRREKSGEVTGLRRLRCFTMPDCHALVADMDQAKEEFLVRFQMSMGIMDSLELNKETDYELAIRVTKDFYAENKDFVLNMVKLFGKPVLIEMWEERFFYFVLKWEFNFVDNLNKASALSTDQIDIENSKHYDMTYVDENGEKQYPLVLHCSPSGAIERDVYALLEKAHRDSLKGKTPILPLWLAPTQLRIIPVSEKYLDEAEKLMKKIENCNVRVDVDDRALSLGKKVRAAEKEWVNYVLVYGEKEANSEVLPVRDRNAGKQIREMRLQELTNEINEKTADKPFKPLALPKLLSKRPQFSF, encoded by the coding sequence TTGAGAATTCTTCAGTTACATTCAAACTTTATCGAATACGAAGCAATTGAAAAAGAAATTCCCTCTGCAGAGGAACTCGAAAAAACCAAAGACCGCATCGAAGAAGTTGTAGTGCTTTTTACTGCAGTTGAAGAAGGTGACGACCTAAACGTTGCAAAGAAAGCCATGGAAAGCACTAAAGTATCGTTAGATCAACTCAAAGTTAATCGTGTGTTGATTTATCCTTATGCTCACTTGAGCAGCAATTTGGCTAAACCTTCTGAAGCTTTGAAGGTTCTTAATGAACTCAAAAACGTCGCCAAGGAGATGGGGATAGAAACATATTCTTCACCTTTTGGCTGGTGCAAACAGTTCTCAATTTCCATTAAAGGTCACCCATTGGCTGAGCACCTTAGAGTAGTTACATGTGACTCAGAAAAAGAAGAGGTTGTCTGTGATGCTCTTAAAGCAGAAGAAAAACTCAAATCATATTGGTATGTGTTGCAGCCTGACGGTGAGTTAATTCCCGTAAAAGAATATCGCTTCAAAGACTGGAAAAACTTAGAAAAATTATGCAAATATGAAATCAAGAAAGTTCGTGCTGAACAGAATGTTCCGCCTCATGTTCCTTTGATGAAGCGGCTAGAAATCGCAGACTATGAACCTGGAAGCGACCCTGGCAACCTGCGGTGGTATCCTAAAGGTCGTATGATAAAATCGTTGATAGAACAGTATGTAACCGAAAAAGTAATCGATTACGGGGGAATGGAAGTTGAAACCCCCATCATGTACGACCTTGAGCACCCTGCAATTGCTCATTATCTTCAACGTTTTCCTGCCCGTCAATACGTCTTATGTTCGGACAAGCGCGACTTCTTTTTAAGGTTCAGCGCCTGTTTTGGTCAGTTTTTAATGGTGCACGACACCCAATTCAGTTACAAGCAACTTCCGTTGCGGATGTATGAATTAACAAAATACGCTTTCCGCCGAGAAAAAAGCGGCGAAGTAACAGGGTTGCGCAGGCTTCGTTGTTTTACTATGCCTGATTGTCATGCTTTGGTTGCTGACATGGATCAAGCAAAAGAAGAGTTTCTGGTTCGTTTCCAAATGTCCATGGGAATTATGGACAGTCTGGAACTAAACAAAGAAACCGATTACGAGTTAGCAATCCGAGTAACCAAGGACTTCTATGCTGAAAACAAGGATTTTGTTCTCAATATGGTGAAGTTATTTGGCAAACCTGTCCTCATTGAAATGTGGGAAGAACGCTTCTTCTATTTTGTTTTGAAATGGGAATTCAATTTCGTGGATAATCTAAACAAGGCTTCTGCTCTTTCCACTGACCAAATCGACATAGAAAACTCTAAGCACTACGACATGACCTACGTGGACGAAAACGGCGAAAAACAATATCCTTTGGTTTTGCACTGTTCCCCAAGCGGAGCCATCGAACGGGACGTATATGCCCTGCTGGAAAAAGCTCACCGAGACTCTTTGAAAGGAAAAACACCAATCTTGCCTTTATGGCTGGCTCCTACTCAGTTGAGGATTATTCCGGTTTCCGAAAAGTATCTCGACGAGGCAGAAAAACTGATGAAAAAAATCGAAAACTGTAACGTGCGCGTTGACGTCGATGATAGAGCCCTAAGTTTAGGCAAAAAAGTTCGAGCTGCAGAAAAAGAATGGGTAAACTACGTGCTGGTATACGGCGAAAAAGAAGCAAACTCTGAAGTATTGCCAGTTCGGGACCGAAATGCTGGAAAACAAATCCGTGAAATGAGACTTCAAGAATTAACCAATGAAATCAATGAAAAAACTGCAGATAAGCCCTTCAAACCTTTAGCCTTGCCCAAGTTGCTGTCAAAAAGACCTCAGTTTTCTTTTTAA